The following DNA comes from Mya arenaria isolate MELC-2E11 chromosome 11, ASM2691426v1.
AGTAAACCAATTAATAGACAATCCAGTGAGGCACAAGGCCTTTAATTTAATCTATAACTTTAAGTGATTTATTGTATCAAAAGCCTTTTGAATATCCAATAGGACCACGTCGACATACCGTCCTTGTCTATCTGTAGGATGAATCAAACAGGTATCAGTTCAGCATCAGCTTGACACTATAGTTTCAAATGTGTAATTAGATAAATTACCTCTTCTTTAACGAATGCTTCCCATCGTTCCATGACTGGTTTGCCCTCAACATAACCGGAGGAGAAACGTCCCAAGGTCAGGTTTACTTGTATACCGAGGTAAACAATACGGTTTCCATAAAAGACACCTACAGGAAATAAAGTTAATCTAATAAAAGTGTGGCGATATGGACATTGCTCATCATTACCCATGAAATATAAGTAATATCTCGCATCAACCTCATTTAATAACCAGGAAATCTTTCAAAACACATAGCAATTGatttattgacaaatattgtttttcaacagTTAAACACAATTAACTACCCCTCAGAGGATAAATTAAACGTGTTAAATGTCGTAAATTCGTTTAACCGGTATTGGAAAATGTTAGCAAGTGCAAGATTACTAAAACTGTCAAGGACGCCAAATTCTTATAGGAAAGCTTCTAAGCTTTAATTAGTAATTATTCAATTCATTTACGTTTATACACTTTCAATActtgaaatggaaataaaatgcCACTTATAGCTTCGTGACTTTGAGtgataatatgttttgaatatttttctaagCATTTTTACCATATTTAGAAATACGCgatacatatacatttgttttgataaactaAACATGCTGAGCATTCAATTGCTTGTGAGTAATGTTCTAATTTTCCGAAGTGTAAGTACTCGTTTCTAAAGTATATCAGTGTTTATGGTAACTTACTAAAGTCTGTCTTCATGGGCGTTGAATAAGGGCTCACGCCTTCCCCAATCAAGCTCTGGTAGCGGTCGAACGTCGTCTTATTTTTAAAGCGGTATCGGTCGTTAAGCCAATACGAGATTGGGATCTGTAAACATACATTAagtttttaaagcattatattTCGCACTAATGAATTTACGAGTCGTATTAGACAACTCTTGCTTAGTATCTagtgaaagttttgacaaatttatttATCCTGAAAGaggtatatttttcattataacGTTAGTTCATCAAACGTGCTATTAGTAGGAAAGGTTTACcataaatgtaaaacaacttcaaacattttatgtggTGCATGATATAGGTACAAAATAAACTAACGTCGTCTTAATACATATGTAAACAATACTTATTAAACACATTGCACATGTTCTTACCTCTAGTACattcggaaatgatgcatttaacTTGAGCGTGTTGTAAGTCAGACTACGGGCTTGCATAAATGTGATGGCTTTTCTGTAAGACCAGGGAAGTGCAAGACTCTCTTTTGAATCAGATGACTCCTCCTGAAATAATGACAACATGCAATACCAACTGTTTTACCGTAAACGATTCAAAAGAATGAGCTGTgctttaatgaaatgttttacagtcgaaacccgttggctcgaacttgcttggctcgaattcctcgttggctcgaacttgatttagaggaccgatttctttatactgaaggttaacgatcccgcttggctcgaattttccgacgctcgaagtattttcgccggtccctgagagttcgagccaacggggttcgacagTACATTTCAAAATTCAAGTTGCACTCtttccaaattttcattatttgcgTATCCCCAAAACTCACaaaaatagtatacatgtaatcctttattgaaaatacCCATTTGTGGATCAGTCAGAAGAGCGAAATGTTTGCAATTGATTAGAAggcaaaatgttgttttgtttaagtagtATTGACAAAAgttaaatttgataacaatattgtaaatacAGGTTAAAAGCGTATCGTATATCATCAGCTGATTCAAACACAGTATCATCTTCAAACCAAAGtacaaacaaattcaaatacGGAATCAATTATTAACTAATCCTTAATGACACACCGTTATTgataaatgtaattgttttatcaCGCAAAGTGTGATTCCAAATGACCTTAAAAATACAAGTGTGAAATGTTCTTGAAAAGACGTATATAAGTGTGAAATGTTCTTGAAAAGACGTATATCGAAATATTACCCGTAAAAACTGGTCGAGGTCTCGTGCAAAGCACGTTATTTCTGGTTCTTTTGTTGTGAAGTCACGGCGAACTTTGAAATGGTCAATTTCAGAGTCAGAAAAGTTGTGGATCTTATCACAGAAGTTCTGAAATGACATATTACATAAGAAACGGCGTTTACATTTAATGAACTGTtcgttaaaacaaataactgaaCGTTGAGACCGAAAAGAAGTAGAAATATTTCAGTGATTTTGTTGGTATTAAAAGGACCTTGAATACAATAGGCATCgtgttttgtttatcatttgCACGTTTAAATAATGTAACATAAATTAAACAGATCAGTCATTATATAAGTATACTAACAATTAGTACAATACACTATCGAATTGTAAAATCATAAAGCATATTCCATTCATGTGACAGTCTTTCGGCGAATTATCGCTCTGGCATTTTCGACAGACGTTTTTGTCATGTATCATTTTGATTACCTTTAGGGCAATCTGTGCCTCTTGGGTGTTTGGATTGAACGATGAATCCATACTTTCTTCGCCTATACACCGACTCTCTGAAAAATGGCAGGTCGACATGTCCCGCTCATTTAAGCCCCAGACAATGTACACCACGACGTTACGGTCGTTTTTGTTAGGAACAAAACCGTGGAAATCAAAATCAAGCGCTTTTCCATAGTTGTGAGATTTTCTGTAGAATTGAACCTGTAAATATATAGGCAATGTAAACATGGTCAAACTTTCGGCTACTGGGCATGTTtccgtagtttttcatataaatatggaaatataaattaaggcctgatgaaaattaatttcgGATATTTGAGATTCGCAATATAAAATCCTGCAATGTATTCGAACAGCCGGAAGGAAATATaccttttataaaattttaaccaatgaatatgatattattaagtTAATCTAAGCTTTGCGCAAATTTATTATTGTAGTTATGATTATTGATGTATTTAAACAACCAACAACATTGCCATACCTGTTCATTGTCCAATTTCAGTTTCGTGATGCTGTATGCAAAGAACCCAACTAGTGATAACAGAACAATCAGAATAATCCACTTGGCTATGAAATGGGTCACAAACCGGAAGTAATGATCACGGAAAAACCTGACCAATGCTTtgcgttgttgtttttctattccACTTGTTGACGTCGCAGGTGATGTTTGATCGGAACATTCAGATAGCTCTGCGTACACACTTTTCACTTCTGTCTCATTTTCAAGCTGAAAATCCGAGTGAGGTTGTGAACAGTTCTTAAATCTCATGAAACCGTATTCGTCCTCGTCGGTTTTGAAGGCTGAGTTTATCCTACCAACAACATTATACCTTCTTCCATTGCTAGCCACTGCACTGTTATCTTCGAACAAGCTGCTTATATTTTGTATCGGGTCAACGTTGTGAGGGGTTGGAGTTGgcagttttattttatcactttcttcttcttcagtTTGACAAGATTTAAACAAGCACCGTTtgaatttctttgaaaaacacgGCCATGATTTGTCTTTGAAGTAATAATGATGCATTATCAGAACAGTGGGAAAATACACAACCACTGAAACATAGTTCACAATGACTAAAACTCCAGCAAAAAGACCGAATGACTGTGTTGCTAATAGTGGTGAAAACGAACTTGTTAAAAATGCAACTGCTGTTGTCAAAGAGGTGAAGAACATACTCTTGATCGACTGTTTGTAAGCGGTTGTAAGTCTCATAGAAAGTGAAGAATGTTCCTGGTATCCAGTATTTTTCCAAACgtcaagaaaaacaaatatgtcgTCTGCACCGATGCCAAGAATGataaacaatgttatgacgtgGAAATATCCGATGTATCTAAAGTCTAACGCAATTCTGTAGATAAGATTTGTGCACAGAAAACTCGTCAAAATGCTCATGACGGCAAAAGATGAAATCCATAGGGATTTTGTATGGTAAACAATAAAtccaaatataaaaatgacacTCCCACCTGCCAGCATCATGTCGTAGAATATTTGTCTCACTATATCAtgtctaaataataaatagcTCCAATAAGTAATTCTAAAACCAGAGGTTGCTTCTCGGACATCGTGGATTGTtggtttaaaactgtttatgaGAAAATGTTCCATTTCGTCCTCCATCTCATCTATCTTTTGTTTTAACTTGAGTGGAAATCCCAGGGGCATAATGGTGCGTGTAACTGGTGCATGCACGCCCTTCGGAGTTAGTTCATGATCTGATGACAGAAAGTATGCAAAATCGCCCTTTGTCTGATTGTTTGTCATTGCAGCATACAGCACTTGtgcaatattattgtatttaggGTCGAAGAAGACTGGATTGACACTCTTGTATGTTCCGTCAAAATAACGTAACACCGACGTCGGTTTATGGCAATTAAAGGTAGCATTTTGAACACAGAATTGGCTATAGTTCGCCATGTTGGACATTTCGTGTTCAATGGTCTCTATTGCTTTTAGATTAGtctttgtaaaaatgtttcctCCTCCAGTGTCGtagtacaaaacaatatttgcgCGATCGTAGGCCATGGACCTGTACCATTTATCGAAGCCCTGAAAAGGTTtgtgataatatataaaaagtaaaacaacgTTAGTATTTCTACACTACTCTACTTGACATATACGTATACCAGTAACGCGGGAATTACCTTCCCAGATTATACATGCTGAAACGACAAACTATACCATCATGCAACGAGGCTGAAAAGGCCTTAAAAAGCATCTGAGAAAAGAACATAGTTGGTGGTCAATGAGCTTTGTTCACATAATAATCGAATAACATTTACAACTAGAAGTCTACCTGAATAAACCATTTCCGGACATATCTGTTTTCATACTCGTGCCGGAAGTTCCAGGCGAGGGACCGTCTCATCCAAGGAACTTCCCAGTCATACATAGGTAGCGTCTCAAACTCCGTGGGAAACAAATCGTAGCCGGTCCACAGCAGAATTCCGGTAACAAGT
Coding sequences within:
- the LOC128209263 gene encoding uncharacterized protein LOC128209263 encodes the protein MASDEDGGVYASTRDDVLDIYRSGVETRVRKSAPTPAPRKSKQKDNYAFIPSSNSNQSLQGTFNASERLNRSLSYPEDLKHHHMTVEVNKAIHAEIMSTPWGTLGRRSDRRRNRYEDYLSSESEPFRDLEPYYDNECFRDESNVPTSRDFELQGYGGNVYGTFRRAPRTYPRLDAINVHNQIHRNDTNESRILSQATPFDRVFPKIPNREVNNREKYLDVTLCHDKRQSEVNDQTAINHMFSIQLTDVQNVNSTLSSPTSSDNMEEVSNSCTRIKRTLSTVCQQNNSVDSEKSNVCFCGVTNKLRKLCCAKSFSCRRKTNVSKKNGTHLSGGSEKPFFYCRWVTDYPKSMFFLTLGGHILIALVTGILLWTGYDLFPTEFETLPMYDWEVPWMRRSLAWNFRHEYENRYVRKWFIQGFDKWYRSMAYDRANIVLYYDTGGGNIFTKTNLKAIETIEHEMSNMANYSQFCVQNATFNCHKPTSVLRYFDGTYKSVNPVFFDPKYNNIAQVLYAAMTNNQTKGDFAYFLSSDHELTPKGVHAPVTRTIMPLGFPLKLKQKIDEMEDEMEHFLINSFKPTIHDVREATSGFRITYWSYLLFRHDIVRQIFYDMMLAGGSVIFIFGFIVYHTKSLWISSFAVMSILTSFLCTNLIYRIALDFRYIGYFHVITLFIILGIGADDIFVFLDVWKNTGYQEHSSLSMRLTTAYKQSIKSMFFTSLTTAVAFLTSSFSPLLATQSFGLFAGVLVIVNYVSVVVYFPTVLIMHHYYFKDKSWPCFSKKFKRCLFKSCQTEEEESDKIKLPTPTPHNVDPIQNISSLFEDNSAVASNGRRYNVVGRINSAFKTDEDEYGFMRFKNCSQPHSDFQLENETEVKSVYAELSECSDQTSPATSTSGIEKQQRKALVRFFRDHYFRFVTHFIAKWIILIVLLSLVGFFAYSITKLKLDNEQVQFYRKSHNYGKALDFDFHGFVPNKNDRNVVVYIVWGLNERDMSTCHFSESRCIGEESMDSSFNPNTQEAQIALKNFCDKIHNFSDSEIDHFKVRRDFTTKEPEITCFARDLDQFLREESSDSKESLALPWSYRKAITFMQARSLTYNTLKLNASFPNVLEIPISYWLNDRYRFKNKTTFDRYQSLIGEGVSPYSTPMKTDFSVFYGNRIVYLGIQVNLTLGRFSSGYVEGKPVMERWEAFVKEEMKNMPPGLQNGFQLTKDYWHSLSVQKTISDNAIFGIVLGIVLALPILTIATQNIVIGVCATFSMCCSTICVIGIIPLIGWKLGILESLNMCMVVGLTVDYVVHLAEGYHTSQKADRKSRVQDMLEVMGISVFSGACTTLGASVFMFFAQIQFIVRFGIFLFCTIGFSLLFSLGLFSTIMGIMGPSGNTGDIKMFYRKVKETFRKCCC